From Macaca mulatta isolate MMU2019108-1 chromosome 1, T2T-MMU8v2.0, whole genome shotgun sequence, the proteins below share one genomic window:
- the NHSL3 gene encoding NHS-like protein 3 isoform X2: MAARAPPAAPAAEEPGNPGGPPRRKKSRSGASGLRRAFSWLRGKRRKKKAAGAEGAEPAAPRAKKAEDKAKRAKGKGRGSAKAENDKRLSVGPGQGPGSAVDEHQDNVFFPSGRPPHLEELHTQAQEGLRSLQHQEKQKLNKGGWDHGDTQSIQSSRTAPDEDNISSCSQTTSYVAESSTAEDALSIRSEMIQRKGSTFRPHDSFPKSGKSGRRRRERRSTVLGLPQHVQKELGLRNEREAPGTPRAPGALDAVRIPTVDGRPRGTSGMGARVSLQALEAEAEASAETEAMLQRHIDRVYRDDTFVGRSTGARPPPLTRPMSLAVPGLTGGAGPAESLSPAMSISPQATYLSKLIPHAVLPPTVDVVALGRCSLRTLSRCSLHSASPASVRSLGRFSSVSSPQPRSRHPSSSSDTWSHSQSSDTIVSDGSTLSSKGGSEGQPEGSMASNSMAPPPQGGSGRGSPSGGSTAEASDTLSIRSSGQLSGRSVSLRKLKRPPPPPRRTHSLHQRGLAVPDGPLGLPPKPERKQQPQPPRPPTTGGSEGAGAAPCPPNPANNWVPGLSPGGSRRPPRSPERTLSPSSGYSSQSGTPTLPPKVLAGPPASPGKAQPPKPERVTSLRSPGASVSSSLTSLCSSSSDPAPSDRSGPQMLTPLGDRFVIPPHPKVPAPFSPPPSKPKSPNPAASAPAAPAMVPGPVSTTDASPQSPPTSQTILTPLQESPVISKDQSPPPSPPPSYHPPPPPTKKPEVVVEAPSAPETAEEPLQDPNWPPPPPPAPEEQDLSMADFPPPEEAFFSVASPEPAGLSGSPELVSSPAASSSSATASQSQPQGSPDPPPAPPAPAPASSAPGHVARLPQKEPVGCSKGGGPPREDVGAPLVTPSLLQMVRLRSVGAPAGASTPALGPLAPQKPLRRALSGRASPVPAPSAGLHAAVRLKACSLAANEGLSSAQPNGPPEAEPRPPQSPASTASFIFSKGTRKLQLERPMSPETQADLQRNLVAELRSISEQRPPQAPKKSPKAPPPVARKPSVGVPPPTSPSYPRAEPLTAPPTNGLPHTQDRTKGELAENGGVVQLVGPEEKMGLPGSDLQKELA, encoded by the exons GCTCTGCCAAGGCTGAGAATGACAAACGTCTAAGTGTAGGGCCCGGCCAGGGGCCAGGGTCTGCAGTGGATGAGCACCAGGACAACGTCTTCTTCCCCAGTGGGCGACCCCCGCACCTGGAAGAGCTGCACACTCAGGCCCAGGAGGGGCTCCGCTCCCTACAACACCAAG agaaacagaaactgaaCAAGGGCGGCTGGGACCATGGAGACACCCAGAGTATCCAG TCCTCACGGACGGCGCCGGATGAAGACAACATCTCCTCCTGCAGCCAGACCACCTCCTACGTGGCTGAGAGCTCCACAGCAGAGGACGCGCTCTCCATCCGCTCGGAGATGATCCAGCGCAAAG GCTCCACCTTCCGACCCCATGACTCATTTCCCAAATCTGGAAAGTCAGGGCGGCGTCGGCGGGAGCGGCGGAGCACTGTGCTAGGACTCCCGCAGCATGTGCAGAAGGAGCTCG GCCTGCGGAATGAGCGTGAGGCACCAGGCACGCCCCGGGCTCCTGGTGCACTGGATGCTGTACGCATCCCCACAGTGGACGGCCGCCCCCGAGGCACCTCAGGGATGGGGGCCCGGGTGTCCCTGCAGGCGCTGGAGGCAGAGGCGGAGGCTAGTGCTGAGACAGAGGCCATGCTGCAGCGCCACATTGACCGTGTCTACCGGGATGACACCTTTGTTGGCCGGTCCACGGGCGCCCGGCCCCCACCATTGACCCGGCCCATGTCCTTAGCAGTGCCTGGATTGACAGGAGGGGCAGGGCCTGCAGAGTCCCTGAGCCCGGCCATGTCCATCTCCCCCCAGGCCACCTACCTGTCGAAGTTGATTCCACATGCTGTGCTGCCGCCCACAGTGGACGTGGTGGCCCTGGGCCGCTGCAGCCTGCGCACACTAAGCCGCTGCAGCCTGCACTCGGCCAGCCCAGCCTCAGTCCGCTCGCTGGGGCGCTTCTCCTCGGTCTCCAGCCCACAGCCCCGCAGCCGCCACCCGTCCTCCTCCAGTGACACCTGGAGCCACTCTCAATCCTCCGACACCATTGTCTCTGACGGTTCCACCCTCTCCTCTAAGGGTGGCTCTGAGGGCCAGCCGGAGGGCTCTATGGCTAGCAATAGCATGGCACCCCCTCCCCAAGGAGGCAGTGGGAGGGGCTCCCCCAGTGGGGGCAGCACCGCTGAGGCCTCAGACACACTCAGCATTCGGAGCAGTGGGCAGTTGTCTGGCCGGAGTGTGTCCCTACGTAAGCTGAAGCGgcctccaccccctccccgccGGACCCACTCCCTCCATCAGCGGGGCTTAGCAGTGCCTGATGGGCCCTTAGGGTTGCCCCCTAAGCCTGAGCGTAAGCAGCAGCCCCagccgcctcggccacccaccaCTGGTGGCTCAGAAGGGGCGGGGGCAGCACCCTGTCCACCCAACCCAGCAAACAACTGGGTACCTGGCTTGTCTCCGGGTGGCTCCCGGCGCCCCCCACGCTCCCCAGAACGGACGCTTTCACCTTCCAGTGGATACTCGAGCCAAAGTGGtactcccaccctccctcccaaGGTCCTGGCAGGTCCCCCTGCTTCCCCAGGCAAGGCCCAGCCCCCTAAACCAGAGCGTGTCACGTCCCTTCGCTCCCCTGGGGCCTCCGTCTCCTCTTCCCTCACGTCTCTATGTTCCTCCTCCTCTGACCCAGCCCCCTCAGACCGCTCTGGGCCACAGATGTTGACCCCCCTGGGTGACAGGTTTGTCATACCTCCTCACCCCAAGGTGCCTGCCCCCTTCTCTCCACCTCCCTCCAAGCCCAAGAGCCCTAACCCAGCTGCCTCTGCTCCAGCCGCCCCTGCTATGGTTCCTGGGCCTGTTTCTACCACTGATGCCAGTCCCCAGTCCCCTCCCACTTCCCAGACAATCTTGACCCCACTGCAGGAGTCTCCTGTCATCTCCAAAGACCAGTCACCcccaccatccccacccccatcttACCATCCACCCCCACCACCCACTAAGAAGCCAGAGGTGGTTGTGGAGGCACCATCTGCCCCAGAGACTGCTGAGGAGCCCCTCCAAGATCCCAActggcccccacccccaccccctgcccctgaGGAGCAGGACCTGTCCATGGCTGACTTCCCCCCACCTGAGGAGGCCTTTTTCTCTGTGGCCAGCCCTGAGCCTGCAGGCCTTTCAGGCTCCCCAGAGCTTGTCAGCTCCCCGGCTGCTTCGTCCTCCTCAGCTACTGCTTCGCAGAGTCAGCCCCAGGGTAGCCCAGACCCTCCTCCAGCTCCGCCAGCCCCAGCTCCTGCTAGTTCTGCCCCAGGGCATGTGGCCAGGCTCCCTCAGAAGGAACCGGTGGGCTGCAGCAAGGGCGGTGGGCCTCCCAGGGAGGACGTAGGTGCGCCCCTGGTCACGCCTTCGCTCCTGCAGATGGTGCGGCTGCGCTCTGTGGGTGCTCCAGCAGGGGCTTCCACCCCAGCACTGGGGCCATTGGCCCCCCAGAAACCACTACGAAGGGCCCTGTCAGGGCGGGCCAGCCCAGTGCCTGCCCCCTCCGCAGGGCTCCATGCTGCCGTCCGACTCAAGGCCTGCAGCCTGGCCGCCAACGAAGGCCTCTCAAGTGCCCAGCCCAACGGACCGCCTGAGGCAGAACCACGGCCTCCCCAGTCCCCTGCCTCGACGGCCAGCTTCATCTTCTCCAAGGGCACTAGGAAGCTGCAGCTGGAGCGGCCCATGTCCCCTGAGACGCAGGCTGACCTCCAGCGGAATCTGGTGGCAGAACTCCGGAGCATCTCAGAGCAGCGGCCACCCCAGGCCCCAAAGAAGTCACCTAAGGCTCCCCCGCCTGTGGCCCGCAAGCCATCTGTGGGAGtccccccacccacctcccccaGTTACCCTCGAGCTGAACCCCTTACTGCTCCTCCCACCAATGGGCTCCCTCACACCCAGGACAGGACTAAGGGGGAGCTGGCGGAGAATGGAGGTGTCGTGCAGCTGGTGGGTCCAGAGGAGAAGATgggcctcccgggctcag ACTTACAGAAAGAGCTGGCCTGA
- the NHSL3 gene encoding NHS-like protein 3 isoform X1, producing MGNSHHKRKAPSGPRVRSFWRFGRSAKRPAGSAKAENDKRLSVGPGQGPGSAVDEHQDNVFFPSGRPPHLEELHTQAQEGLRSLQHQEKQKLNKGGWDHGDTQSIQSSRTAPDEDNISSCSQTTSYVAESSTAEDALSIRSEMIQRKGSTFRPHDSFPKSGKSGRRRRERRSTVLGLPQHVQKELGLRNEREAPGTPRAPGALDAVRIPTVDGRPRGTSGMGARVSLQALEAEAEASAETEAMLQRHIDRVYRDDTFVGRSTGARPPPLTRPMSLAVPGLTGGAGPAESLSPAMSISPQATYLSKLIPHAVLPPTVDVVALGRCSLRTLSRCSLHSASPASVRSLGRFSSVSSPQPRSRHPSSSSDTWSHSQSSDTIVSDGSTLSSKGGSEGQPEGSMASNSMAPPPQGGSGRGSPSGGSTAEASDTLSIRSSGQLSGRSVSLRKLKRPPPPPRRTHSLHQRGLAVPDGPLGLPPKPERKQQPQPPRPPTTGGSEGAGAAPCPPNPANNWVPGLSPGGSRRPPRSPERTLSPSSGYSSQSGTPTLPPKVLAGPPASPGKAQPPKPERVTSLRSPGASVSSSLTSLCSSSSDPAPSDRSGPQMLTPLGDRFVIPPHPKVPAPFSPPPSKPKSPNPAASAPAAPAMVPGPVSTTDASPQSPPTSQTILTPLQESPVISKDQSPPPSPPPSYHPPPPPTKKPEVVVEAPSAPETAEEPLQDPNWPPPPPPAPEEQDLSMADFPPPEEAFFSVASPEPAGLSGSPELVSSPAASSSSATASQSQPQGSPDPPPAPPAPAPASSAPGHVARLPQKEPVGCSKGGGPPREDVGAPLVTPSLLQMVRLRSVGAPAGASTPALGPLAPQKPLRRALSGRASPVPAPSAGLHAAVRLKACSLAANEGLSSAQPNGPPEAEPRPPQSPASTASFIFSKGTRKLQLERPMSPETQADLQRNLVAELRSISEQRPPQAPKKSPKAPPPVARKPSVGVPPPTSPSYPRAEPLTAPPTNGLPHTQDRTKGELAENGGVVQLVGPEEKMGLPGSDLQKELA from the exons GCTCTGCCAAGGCTGAGAATGACAAACGTCTAAGTGTAGGGCCCGGCCAGGGGCCAGGGTCTGCAGTGGATGAGCACCAGGACAACGTCTTCTTCCCCAGTGGGCGACCCCCGCACCTGGAAGAGCTGCACACTCAGGCCCAGGAGGGGCTCCGCTCCCTACAACACCAAG agaaacagaaactgaaCAAGGGCGGCTGGGACCATGGAGACACCCAGAGTATCCAG TCCTCACGGACGGCGCCGGATGAAGACAACATCTCCTCCTGCAGCCAGACCACCTCCTACGTGGCTGAGAGCTCCACAGCAGAGGACGCGCTCTCCATCCGCTCGGAGATGATCCAGCGCAAAG GCTCCACCTTCCGACCCCATGACTCATTTCCCAAATCTGGAAAGTCAGGGCGGCGTCGGCGGGAGCGGCGGAGCACTGTGCTAGGACTCCCGCAGCATGTGCAGAAGGAGCTCG GCCTGCGGAATGAGCGTGAGGCACCAGGCACGCCCCGGGCTCCTGGTGCACTGGATGCTGTACGCATCCCCACAGTGGACGGCCGCCCCCGAGGCACCTCAGGGATGGGGGCCCGGGTGTCCCTGCAGGCGCTGGAGGCAGAGGCGGAGGCTAGTGCTGAGACAGAGGCCATGCTGCAGCGCCACATTGACCGTGTCTACCGGGATGACACCTTTGTTGGCCGGTCCACGGGCGCCCGGCCCCCACCATTGACCCGGCCCATGTCCTTAGCAGTGCCTGGATTGACAGGAGGGGCAGGGCCTGCAGAGTCCCTGAGCCCGGCCATGTCCATCTCCCCCCAGGCCACCTACCTGTCGAAGTTGATTCCACATGCTGTGCTGCCGCCCACAGTGGACGTGGTGGCCCTGGGCCGCTGCAGCCTGCGCACACTAAGCCGCTGCAGCCTGCACTCGGCCAGCCCAGCCTCAGTCCGCTCGCTGGGGCGCTTCTCCTCGGTCTCCAGCCCACAGCCCCGCAGCCGCCACCCGTCCTCCTCCAGTGACACCTGGAGCCACTCTCAATCCTCCGACACCATTGTCTCTGACGGTTCCACCCTCTCCTCTAAGGGTGGCTCTGAGGGCCAGCCGGAGGGCTCTATGGCTAGCAATAGCATGGCACCCCCTCCCCAAGGAGGCAGTGGGAGGGGCTCCCCCAGTGGGGGCAGCACCGCTGAGGCCTCAGACACACTCAGCATTCGGAGCAGTGGGCAGTTGTCTGGCCGGAGTGTGTCCCTACGTAAGCTGAAGCGgcctccaccccctccccgccGGACCCACTCCCTCCATCAGCGGGGCTTAGCAGTGCCTGATGGGCCCTTAGGGTTGCCCCCTAAGCCTGAGCGTAAGCAGCAGCCCCagccgcctcggccacccaccaCTGGTGGCTCAGAAGGGGCGGGGGCAGCACCCTGTCCACCCAACCCAGCAAACAACTGGGTACCTGGCTTGTCTCCGGGTGGCTCCCGGCGCCCCCCACGCTCCCCAGAACGGACGCTTTCACCTTCCAGTGGATACTCGAGCCAAAGTGGtactcccaccctccctcccaaGGTCCTGGCAGGTCCCCCTGCTTCCCCAGGCAAGGCCCAGCCCCCTAAACCAGAGCGTGTCACGTCCCTTCGCTCCCCTGGGGCCTCCGTCTCCTCTTCCCTCACGTCTCTATGTTCCTCCTCCTCTGACCCAGCCCCCTCAGACCGCTCTGGGCCACAGATGTTGACCCCCCTGGGTGACAGGTTTGTCATACCTCCTCACCCCAAGGTGCCTGCCCCCTTCTCTCCACCTCCCTCCAAGCCCAAGAGCCCTAACCCAGCTGCCTCTGCTCCAGCCGCCCCTGCTATGGTTCCTGGGCCTGTTTCTACCACTGATGCCAGTCCCCAGTCCCCTCCCACTTCCCAGACAATCTTGACCCCACTGCAGGAGTCTCCTGTCATCTCCAAAGACCAGTCACCcccaccatccccacccccatcttACCATCCACCCCCACCACCCACTAAGAAGCCAGAGGTGGTTGTGGAGGCACCATCTGCCCCAGAGACTGCTGAGGAGCCCCTCCAAGATCCCAActggcccccacccccaccccctgcccctgaGGAGCAGGACCTGTCCATGGCTGACTTCCCCCCACCTGAGGAGGCCTTTTTCTCTGTGGCCAGCCCTGAGCCTGCAGGCCTTTCAGGCTCCCCAGAGCTTGTCAGCTCCCCGGCTGCTTCGTCCTCCTCAGCTACTGCTTCGCAGAGTCAGCCCCAGGGTAGCCCAGACCCTCCTCCAGCTCCGCCAGCCCCAGCTCCTGCTAGTTCTGCCCCAGGGCATGTGGCCAGGCTCCCTCAGAAGGAACCGGTGGGCTGCAGCAAGGGCGGTGGGCCTCCCAGGGAGGACGTAGGTGCGCCCCTGGTCACGCCTTCGCTCCTGCAGATGGTGCGGCTGCGCTCTGTGGGTGCTCCAGCAGGGGCTTCCACCCCAGCACTGGGGCCATTGGCCCCCCAGAAACCACTACGAAGGGCCCTGTCAGGGCGGGCCAGCCCAGTGCCTGCCCCCTCCGCAGGGCTCCATGCTGCCGTCCGACTCAAGGCCTGCAGCCTGGCCGCCAACGAAGGCCTCTCAAGTGCCCAGCCCAACGGACCGCCTGAGGCAGAACCACGGCCTCCCCAGTCCCCTGCCTCGACGGCCAGCTTCATCTTCTCCAAGGGCACTAGGAAGCTGCAGCTGGAGCGGCCCATGTCCCCTGAGACGCAGGCTGACCTCCAGCGGAATCTGGTGGCAGAACTCCGGAGCATCTCAGAGCAGCGGCCACCCCAGGCCCCAAAGAAGTCACCTAAGGCTCCCCCGCCTGTGGCCCGCAAGCCATCTGTGGGAGtccccccacccacctcccccaGTTACCCTCGAGCTGAACCCCTTACTGCTCCTCCCACCAATGGGCTCCCTCACACCCAGGACAGGACTAAGGGGGAGCTGGCGGAGAATGGAGGTGTCGTGCAGCTGGTGGGTCCAGAGGAGAAGATgggcctcccgggctcag ACTTACAGAAAGAGCTGGCCTGA
- the NHSL3 gene encoding NHS-like protein 3 isoform X3: MVVFVGRHLPALLGLFKKKGSAKAENDKRLSVGPGQGPGSAVDEHQDNVFFPSGRPPHLEELHTQAQEGLRSLQHQEKQKLNKGGWDHGDTQSIQSSRTAPDEDNISSCSQTTSYVAESSTAEDALSIRSEMIQRKGSTFRPHDSFPKSGKSGRRRRERRSTVLGLPQHVQKELGLRNEREAPGTPRAPGALDAVRIPTVDGRPRGTSGMGARVSLQALEAEAEASAETEAMLQRHIDRVYRDDTFVGRSTGARPPPLTRPMSLAVPGLTGGAGPAESLSPAMSISPQATYLSKLIPHAVLPPTVDVVALGRCSLRTLSRCSLHSASPASVRSLGRFSSVSSPQPRSRHPSSSSDTWSHSQSSDTIVSDGSTLSSKGGSEGQPEGSMASNSMAPPPQGGSGRGSPSGGSTAEASDTLSIRSSGQLSGRSVSLRKLKRPPPPPRRTHSLHQRGLAVPDGPLGLPPKPERKQQPQPPRPPTTGGSEGAGAAPCPPNPANNWVPGLSPGGSRRPPRSPERTLSPSSGYSSQSGTPTLPPKVLAGPPASPGKAQPPKPERVTSLRSPGASVSSSLTSLCSSSSDPAPSDRSGPQMLTPLGDRFVIPPHPKVPAPFSPPPSKPKSPNPAASAPAAPAMVPGPVSTTDASPQSPPTSQTILTPLQESPVISKDQSPPPSPPPSYHPPPPPTKKPEVVVEAPSAPETAEEPLQDPNWPPPPPPAPEEQDLSMADFPPPEEAFFSVASPEPAGLSGSPELVSSPAASSSSATASQSQPQGSPDPPPAPPAPAPASSAPGHVARLPQKEPVGCSKGGGPPREDVGAPLVTPSLLQMVRLRSVGAPAGASTPALGPLAPQKPLRRALSGRASPVPAPSAGLHAAVRLKACSLAANEGLSSAQPNGPPEAEPRPPQSPASTASFIFSKGTRKLQLERPMSPETQADLQRNLVAELRSISEQRPPQAPKKSPKAPPPVARKPSVGVPPPTSPSYPRAEPLTAPPTNGLPHTQDRTKGELAENGGVVQLVGPEEKMGLPGSDLQKELA; this comes from the exons GCTCTGCCAAGGCTGAGAATGACAAACGTCTAAGTGTAGGGCCCGGCCAGGGGCCAGGGTCTGCAGTGGATGAGCACCAGGACAACGTCTTCTTCCCCAGTGGGCGACCCCCGCACCTGGAAGAGCTGCACACTCAGGCCCAGGAGGGGCTCCGCTCCCTACAACACCAAG agaaacagaaactgaaCAAGGGCGGCTGGGACCATGGAGACACCCAGAGTATCCAG TCCTCACGGACGGCGCCGGATGAAGACAACATCTCCTCCTGCAGCCAGACCACCTCCTACGTGGCTGAGAGCTCCACAGCAGAGGACGCGCTCTCCATCCGCTCGGAGATGATCCAGCGCAAAG GCTCCACCTTCCGACCCCATGACTCATTTCCCAAATCTGGAAAGTCAGGGCGGCGTCGGCGGGAGCGGCGGAGCACTGTGCTAGGACTCCCGCAGCATGTGCAGAAGGAGCTCG GCCTGCGGAATGAGCGTGAGGCACCAGGCACGCCCCGGGCTCCTGGTGCACTGGATGCTGTACGCATCCCCACAGTGGACGGCCGCCCCCGAGGCACCTCAGGGATGGGGGCCCGGGTGTCCCTGCAGGCGCTGGAGGCAGAGGCGGAGGCTAGTGCTGAGACAGAGGCCATGCTGCAGCGCCACATTGACCGTGTCTACCGGGATGACACCTTTGTTGGCCGGTCCACGGGCGCCCGGCCCCCACCATTGACCCGGCCCATGTCCTTAGCAGTGCCTGGATTGACAGGAGGGGCAGGGCCTGCAGAGTCCCTGAGCCCGGCCATGTCCATCTCCCCCCAGGCCACCTACCTGTCGAAGTTGATTCCACATGCTGTGCTGCCGCCCACAGTGGACGTGGTGGCCCTGGGCCGCTGCAGCCTGCGCACACTAAGCCGCTGCAGCCTGCACTCGGCCAGCCCAGCCTCAGTCCGCTCGCTGGGGCGCTTCTCCTCGGTCTCCAGCCCACAGCCCCGCAGCCGCCACCCGTCCTCCTCCAGTGACACCTGGAGCCACTCTCAATCCTCCGACACCATTGTCTCTGACGGTTCCACCCTCTCCTCTAAGGGTGGCTCTGAGGGCCAGCCGGAGGGCTCTATGGCTAGCAATAGCATGGCACCCCCTCCCCAAGGAGGCAGTGGGAGGGGCTCCCCCAGTGGGGGCAGCACCGCTGAGGCCTCAGACACACTCAGCATTCGGAGCAGTGGGCAGTTGTCTGGCCGGAGTGTGTCCCTACGTAAGCTGAAGCGgcctccaccccctccccgccGGACCCACTCCCTCCATCAGCGGGGCTTAGCAGTGCCTGATGGGCCCTTAGGGTTGCCCCCTAAGCCTGAGCGTAAGCAGCAGCCCCagccgcctcggccacccaccaCTGGTGGCTCAGAAGGGGCGGGGGCAGCACCCTGTCCACCCAACCCAGCAAACAACTGGGTACCTGGCTTGTCTCCGGGTGGCTCCCGGCGCCCCCCACGCTCCCCAGAACGGACGCTTTCACCTTCCAGTGGATACTCGAGCCAAAGTGGtactcccaccctccctcccaaGGTCCTGGCAGGTCCCCCTGCTTCCCCAGGCAAGGCCCAGCCCCCTAAACCAGAGCGTGTCACGTCCCTTCGCTCCCCTGGGGCCTCCGTCTCCTCTTCCCTCACGTCTCTATGTTCCTCCTCCTCTGACCCAGCCCCCTCAGACCGCTCTGGGCCACAGATGTTGACCCCCCTGGGTGACAGGTTTGTCATACCTCCTCACCCCAAGGTGCCTGCCCCCTTCTCTCCACCTCCCTCCAAGCCCAAGAGCCCTAACCCAGCTGCCTCTGCTCCAGCCGCCCCTGCTATGGTTCCTGGGCCTGTTTCTACCACTGATGCCAGTCCCCAGTCCCCTCCCACTTCCCAGACAATCTTGACCCCACTGCAGGAGTCTCCTGTCATCTCCAAAGACCAGTCACCcccaccatccccacccccatcttACCATCCACCCCCACCACCCACTAAGAAGCCAGAGGTGGTTGTGGAGGCACCATCTGCCCCAGAGACTGCTGAGGAGCCCCTCCAAGATCCCAActggcccccacccccaccccctgcccctgaGGAGCAGGACCTGTCCATGGCTGACTTCCCCCCACCTGAGGAGGCCTTTTTCTCTGTGGCCAGCCCTGAGCCTGCAGGCCTTTCAGGCTCCCCAGAGCTTGTCAGCTCCCCGGCTGCTTCGTCCTCCTCAGCTACTGCTTCGCAGAGTCAGCCCCAGGGTAGCCCAGACCCTCCTCCAGCTCCGCCAGCCCCAGCTCCTGCTAGTTCTGCCCCAGGGCATGTGGCCAGGCTCCCTCAGAAGGAACCGGTGGGCTGCAGCAAGGGCGGTGGGCCTCCCAGGGAGGACGTAGGTGCGCCCCTGGTCACGCCTTCGCTCCTGCAGATGGTGCGGCTGCGCTCTGTGGGTGCTCCAGCAGGGGCTTCCACCCCAGCACTGGGGCCATTGGCCCCCCAGAAACCACTACGAAGGGCCCTGTCAGGGCGGGCCAGCCCAGTGCCTGCCCCCTCCGCAGGGCTCCATGCTGCCGTCCGACTCAAGGCCTGCAGCCTGGCCGCCAACGAAGGCCTCTCAAGTGCCCAGCCCAACGGACCGCCTGAGGCAGAACCACGGCCTCCCCAGTCCCCTGCCTCGACGGCCAGCTTCATCTTCTCCAAGGGCACTAGGAAGCTGCAGCTGGAGCGGCCCATGTCCCCTGAGACGCAGGCTGACCTCCAGCGGAATCTGGTGGCAGAACTCCGGAGCATCTCAGAGCAGCGGCCACCCCAGGCCCCAAAGAAGTCACCTAAGGCTCCCCCGCCTGTGGCCCGCAAGCCATCTGTGGGAGtccccccacccacctcccccaGTTACCCTCGAGCTGAACCCCTTACTGCTCCTCCCACCAATGGGCTCCCTCACACCCAGGACAGGACTAAGGGGGAGCTGGCGGAGAATGGAGGTGTCGTGCAGCTGGTGGGTCCAGAGGAGAAGATgggcctcccgggctcag ACTTACAGAAAGAGCTGGCCTGA